A window of Aquibium oceanicum genomic DNA:
AGGTCGAGAGTGGACCCGTCCTGATAGGCGATCGTCTCGAGTTGCTGTTGAAGGAAGCGATCGCCGTTCCGTGTTGCCATCAGGATGGCGACATGATGGCCCATAGGGATCTCGCTTTCGACACTGCACTCATATTCCCGAACTGCGGCGCTCATTATATATTAGCCTTCGCCAATACAAAGGCGGCAAAATCGTGACTCTTCACGATACGGCGTGAATGAGAACCGATCCGGGCTCCTGTGAACTCCAGTGTACTCCGTCGCGTCAAGCACGGGTTTGTATAGGCCGGTGTTTTTCTTCAAGCGAGCTGATCTCGATCAATCCCGGGCCGGGCCGGAGATGAAGCGGGCTCGATCGTCACGAAAAACCTTTCTCGCCTGGCGGACATGGTTCGAATCGGCGGAAGATGCCCGCCTACACGCTCGCCGCCCGCCATGCAATGATGATGCCTGCGCGGCTGATCGTCGGGATGCCGGGGCATCTCTCCCGAAATGGGATCCGGTTTCACGAAAGGGAGCAGACCTGGAAGATCGCGGCGCGCTTCAGCCCGGACGCATGTGCGTCCACGGACGTGCACGCTCAATCTGGCCTGCCAGGGCGAAAAGAAGCCCTTCCTCGCCGCTGCGCGCGGCGAAATGGATGCCGAGCGGCAGCCCGTCTCGTGAAAGCGCGAACGGGACGGACATCGCGGGCTGGCCGGTCACGTTCGATATCCAGGTGAAGGGGATGAACTCCATCAAGCGCTGCATCCAGACCCCGACGTCGGTGATGTCGGAATCGTAGTAGCCCGTGCGCGGTGGCGGCGTCGCCAGTGTCGGCGTCAACCAGACGTCGTGATTCTCGAAAAACGCGGCAATGCGGCGGCTCTCGCGATGGATCGCCTGCAAGGAGCGGATGTAGTCGGGTGCCGGCATCGCCAGGCCGCGCTCGGCGACGGCGCGCGTCAGCGGCTCGATCAGTCCTTCCTCGGGCAGGACGCCGCCGGTCGCCCGTCCGACATTGACCATCGTGTTGGCCTGGAAGACGGCCGCGAACCCGGCCTCCGCCGCCGCGACGTCGAAATCGGGAGAGGCTTCCTCGACATGGTGGCCCAAACCCTCGCAGAGCCGCGCCGCCTCGCGCACCGCTTCGGCGCATTCGGGATCGACGTTCGCGCCGTTGGGCGCTGTCGTCGAGAACGCCACCCGCAGGCGCGCCGGGTCCTCGCGAGCCTCCTGGAGATAGGGCCGCGCGGGCGGCGCCGGGGCATAGGGGTCGCCCGGCAGCGGACCGGCGGTGGCGTCCAGCAGTGCCGCGCTGTCGCGCACCGACCACGTCACCGCGTGCTGGCTCGCCAGGCCGGCCATGCCCTCGCCCCCTTCGGGCCCGGCCGTGATCCTGGCGCGCGTCGGCTTCAAGCCGAAGAGCCCGCAGCAGGAGGCCGGGATGCGGATGGAGCCGCCGCCGTCCGTCGCGTGCGCCATGGGAAGAATTCCGGCCGCCACCGCCGCGGCCGAACCGCCGCTCGACCCTCCCGGCGAGTATTCAAGGTTCCACGGATTGCGCGTGGGGCCGAACAGATGCGGCTCCGTCACCGGCTGCAGCCCGAATTCCGAAGAGTTGGTCTTGCCGACGACGACCAGGCCGGCCGCCCGGCACCGGCGCACGAGTTCGCTTTCGGCGGTCGAGCGGTTGTGCTCATAGAGCCGGGAGCCGAGCGTGGTGGCAGCGCCGCGCACGGAGACCACCAGTTCCTTGAAGAGATACGGGACGCCTCGGAAGGGTCCGTCAGGCAACCCTGCCCCGATGGCCTCCCGCGCCTCGTCGTAGAGCGTCGCCACCACGGCGTTGAGTTGCGGGTTGCGGGCCTCGATCCGCTGGATCGTCGCGTCGAGCACTTCCGTTTCCGTCACATCCCCGGCCCGGATGCGCTCGGCGACGCCGAGGGCGTCCATCTCTTCCAGTTCGTCGGACATGAAGCCCTCCCCTCAGACGCTGTTCTTCCCGCCCCAGGCGGACTGCGGCATGGTTTCGGCGCGATCGAAATCCGGGTCGAGGTTCGCCCCGAAGCCGGCAGTGTCCAGTGAGGCAATGGAAAACGCACCGCCGTCCACGCGTGACCGGATGCGTCCATCCTGCCGGTGATAGAGGTCGGGATGGGCGTCGAGGAATCGCTCCGCCTCCGCGTCGCGACCTCCACCGAACCCGTCGATGAAATGGTGCGCGTTGCGCTCCACATGCGTGAGGCCGAGCAGGTTGACCAGCGCCAGATCCTGCTGGAGCGAGATGCCGGGCTCGCAGGTCAGGTCCTCGGCCGACATGAAGAATCGGCGCTCGCCCCCGGCGTTCCAGGCGCGGCACCGCGCGTGATTGAGGATGGACTTCCAGATCCCCTTGCAGGCCTTCGAGGAGACGCCGGAATATCCGAGCCGGCGCGCCTCGACGAAGGCGGAGAGTTCACCGTCGGACTCGTCGATGATCACGGGAATGCGCCGCGCCAGCGCCTCCACCGATGTCGACAGCGCCCTGGCGCGTGCGATCGGCTGCTCGACATAGAGTGTCGAGGAGACCAGCCGGGAAAGCGCGGGCATTTCGGCGATCCGCTCCCAGAAGTCGGCGATCGCTTCGGCATCCGCATATTGCTCGTTGCCGTCGAGCGTCACGGCATACGGTTCCGCGATCCGGTCGAGCACGCTCGCAATGCGCGTCAGCCGGTCGATGTCTGCTTCCGCGTCGCCGCCGATCTTCAGCTTGAAATGCCGGTTGCCGTAGAACGCGACGATTTCTTCCAGCGTCTCCGGCAAGCCGTCGTTCACGCGAGCCTCGGGCGCGAGATCGCTCGCCAGGATCGGATCGACCAACCCGACCGTGTGGCGCACGGAGATGCTCCCGGCCGGAACGAAATCGTCGAAGAGCCCGGAGAGATCGGCGTCGCCGAGGTCCGGGGCCGTGCTGGCGGCGCGCAGGCCCACGGCGTTCGTCCGCAGCGCCTCATAGAACGAGATCCCCAACGCCCGGCAGAAACCGTCGAGCAGCGCCCGGTCGACGAGGGACTGGCCGTAACTCGCGATCAGCGGGTTAAGGTCTTGTGCCGCGCAGGCGGCGATGTGCGGCCCGTATCCGGCGGCGAAGTGGCCGAACGGCGTATCCGCTCCAGCGGCGAGCCGGGCGTCGGAGGCAAGCTCCAGTGCGCGGCGAAGCTGGTGGTGGTTGTCGTCGTCGCTGAGCGCGAGGTTCTTGTCGAACCATTTGGCGCCGAGCGCCTCCGCCGACCAGCCGAAAGCCTCCCGGCCGTCTTCGAGCGCCACCCGCGCCCGCACGATCGCCTGGCGGCCGTGGGTTGCCGTGGTCACGCCGAAGCGGAACGGCATTCTCAGGCGGTAGGGCCGTTCGCGGCGTTCAATTTCGAGGAGACGAACCTTCATCGTCTCAGGACAATGCCTGGAGCGGACGGCCCGGCGCGTCGGCCCGGCGTCCGGTCAGCAGGTCGTAGATGCGAAGCGACAGGGCACCGAACTCGGCGGTCGCGCGCGATTCCACCGTGCGCGGTCGCGGCAGGTCGACGGTCACGACGTCCGCGATCCGGCCTGGACGCGGCGACATGACCACCACCCTGTCGGAAAGGAACACCGCCTCGGGGATGGAGTGGGTAACGAACAGAACCGTCTTGCGGCCTCCCTCGCCCGCCTCGCCCCAGACGCGCAGCAGTTCCAGGTTCATGTCGTCCCTGGTCATAGCGTCCAGCGCGCCGAACGGCTCGTCCATGAGCAGTAGCGGCGGATCGAGCAGCAGCGCGCGGCACAGCGCCACGCGCTGCTGCATGCCGCCGGAGAGCTCGCCCGGCCGCTTCGTGGCAAAGCCCTCGAGCCCCACCAGCTTCAAAAGGTCGTTCGCCCGGTCGCGGTAGCGCCGGGGGTTCAGGCCCGCGAGTTCGGCCGGAAGGAGCACGTTTTCCAGCACGGTGCGCCATTTGAGCAGCACCGCGGCCTGGAACACCATGCCGACTTTCGAGATCGGCCGCGTCACCGGCTGGCCATCGACGATAATGGAACCCGAGGTGGCGGGCCTCAGGCCCGCCAGCACGCGCAGCATCGTCGATTTCCCGCAGCCGCTGGGACCGACGAGGGAAACGAATTCCCCGTCGGCCACCGACAGCGTGATGTCGCGCAATGCCTCGACCGGGCCGCTTCCGGTCTCGTAGACCATGCCGACCCGATCGAGATTGATCATATCCTGCGTCACGTGAGAGCCCCGCCGATGACGTGTCTGCTCAAGGCATCTCGATCTTGGGCAGGAACTCGGTCGTGTAGGTGTCGGCGCAGGCCACTTCGCTCGGCAGGCCCATATAGGTGTTCACCAGGTCGACGGAGGCGCACATCTTGGCTTCCTCGATCCAGCCGATGCCGTTTTCCTTGTAACGGTCGGTCTTCAGCAGTTCGAGGCCCATCTTCATGTTGGCGGCGATCAGGGTCTCGTCGATTTCCGGCACGCGCTTCTTGAAGATCGCCATCGCCTCGTCCGGATTGGCGAGCACGTCGCGCCAGCCCATGTAGGCGGCTTCGAGGAACGCCTTCAGCACCTCCGGCCGCTCGGTCATCGTCGCTTCGCTCGCCATGATCGACATCGAATACATGTCGAAGCCGTGATCCGCCCAGGGCATCATGACGACATTGCCTTCGCCCATCGGCTTCTCGTAGAGCGGCAGGCCGGTCGTGTAGTCCGCCACCGTGTCGACGCGCTTTTCGGCCAGCGCGGCGATCTTGGCCGCCGGCTCGATGTTGACCCAGGTCACCTTGCTGTCGTCGATGCCGTTCGCCTTCGCGAAGGCCGGCCACATCTGGCGCTGGCCGTCTCCGGGAGGCGCGCCGATCGTCTTGCCCTCGAGCTGCTTCGGTTCGGTGACCGGGTTCTCTTTCGACGAGAAGATGTTGAGCGGGGTCTTGTCGAACACCATGCCCACCACCTTGACCGTCGTGCCCCTCGCCCGCGACGCGATCACGACCGCGCTGTCGGCCAGGCCCGCATCGGCGCCCCCTGTGTCGACCTTGGCGATCGAATCGGCCGAGCCCTTCGAGTTTTCCAGCGTCACGTCGAGGCCCTTGTCGGAGAAGTAACCCTTGTCGAGCGCCACCCAGTAGGCCGCATGGTCGCCGACCGGGAACCAGTTGAGCGAGAATTTGAACTTCTCCTGGGCGAATGCCGGTGAAGCCATCAGGCCGGCCAGGGCCGCAGTCGCAATCAGTCTTTTCAGCATGTCCAGTCTCCCATTGTGTGCCCGTTTTCGGGCGGTTAATTCGCTTCTTGTCCCTCGGCCCAGGGGGCCAGCACGCGCGACAGGGCCGCGACGGCGCCGAACAGGACCAGTCCGATGACCGAGATCCAGACCAGCGCCCCGAAGGCCAGCGGCGTGTTCATGCTGCTCTGGGAGGTGATGATCACGTAGCCGAGCCCGCGCTGCGAGGCCACGAACTCCCCCACGATGGCACCCACGACGGCCGCCGTTGCGGTCACCTTCAAAGCGGAAAGGATGTAGGGATAGGCATTGGGTATGCGGATCTTGGCGAACACCTTCCATTTCGGTGCGTTGAACACGCGGCCGAGGTCGAGCATATCGCTGTCGATCTGCGACAGGCCGACGGCCGTGTTGATAACGACCGGGAAAAAGCCGATCAGCGCGCCGATCAGCATGTTGGGGAATATGCCGTAGCCGAGCCACAGCAGGAAAAGCGGTGCCACGGCCACCTTCGGCAAGGTGTTGACGAAGACCAGGAACG
This region includes:
- a CDS encoding enolase C-terminal domain-like protein — protein: MKVRLLEIERRERPYRLRMPFRFGVTTATHGRQAIVRARVALEDGREAFGWSAEALGAKWFDKNLALSDDDNHHQLRRALELASDARLAAGADTPFGHFAAGYGPHIAACAAQDLNPLIASYGQSLVDRALLDGFCRALGISFYEALRTNAVGLRAASTAPDLGDADLSGLFDDFVPAGSISVRHTVGLVDPILASDLAPEARVNDGLPETLEEIVAFYGNRHFKLKIGGDAEADIDRLTRIASVLDRIAEPYAVTLDGNEQYADAEAIADFWERIAEMPALSRLVSSTLYVEQPIARARALSTSVEALARRIPVIIDESDGELSAFVEARRLGYSGVSSKACKGIWKSILNHARCRAWNAGGERRFFMSAEDLTCEPGISLQQDLALVNLLGLTHVERNAHHFIDGFGGGRDAEAERFLDAHPDLYHRQDGRIRSRVDGGAFSIASLDTAGFGANLDPDFDRAETMPQSAWGGKNSV
- a CDS encoding ABC transporter permease, with product MNVLTRKFMDYLPALVLFGALVLLWQMAVSVFGIRQYLLPSPASVLAAMTSGQIDWAGHIAVTAAAIFGAFVIAAVGGIALGVVIAWSDVMSRALMPFLVFVNTLPKVAVAPLFLLWLGYGIFPNMLIGALIGFFPVVINTAVGLSQIDSDMLDLGRVFNAPKWKVFAKIRIPNAYPYILSALKVTATAAVVGAIVGEFVASQRGLGYVIITSQSSMNTPLAFGALVWISVIGLVLFGAVAALSRVLAPWAEGQEAN
- a CDS encoding ABC transporter substrate-binding protein, which translates into the protein MLKRLIATAALAGLMASPAFAQEKFKFSLNWFPVGDHAAYWVALDKGYFSDKGLDVTLENSKGSADSIAKVDTGGADAGLADSAVVIASRARGTTVKVVGMVFDKTPLNIFSSKENPVTEPKQLEGKTIGAPPGDGQRQMWPAFAKANGIDDSKVTWVNIEPAAKIAALAEKRVDTVADYTTGLPLYEKPMGEGNVVMMPWADHGFDMYSMSIMASEATMTERPEVLKAFLEAAYMGWRDVLANPDEAMAIFKKRVPEIDETLIAANMKMGLELLKTDRYKENGIGWIEEAKMCASVDLVNTYMGLPSEVACADTYTTEFLPKIEMP
- a CDS encoding amidase yields the protein MSDELEEMDALGVAERIRAGDVTETEVLDATIQRIEARNPQLNAVVATLYDEAREAIGAGLPDGPFRGVPYLFKELVVSVRGAATTLGSRLYEHNRSTAESELVRRCRAAGLVVVGKTNSSEFGLQPVTEPHLFGPTRNPWNLEYSPGGSSGGSAAAVAAGILPMAHATDGGGSIRIPASCCGLFGLKPTRARITAGPEGGEGMAGLASQHAVTWSVRDSAALLDATAGPLPGDPYAPAPPARPYLQEAREDPARLRVAFSTTAPNGANVDPECAEAVREAARLCEGLGHHVEEASPDFDVAAAEAGFAAVFQANTMVNVGRATGGVLPEEGLIEPLTRAVAERGLAMPAPDYIRSLQAIHRESRRIAAFFENHDVWLTPTLATPPPRTGYYDSDITDVGVWMQRLMEFIPFTWISNVTGQPAMSVPFALSRDGLPLGIHFAARSGEEGLLFALAGQIERARPWTHMRPG
- a CDS encoding ABC transporter ATP-binding protein, with amino-acid sequence MTQDMINLDRVGMVYETGSGPVEALRDITLSVADGEFVSLVGPSGCGKSTMLRVLAGLRPATSGSIIVDGQPVTRPISKVGMVFQAAVLLKWRTVLENVLLPAELAGLNPRRYRDRANDLLKLVGLEGFATKRPGELSGGMQQRVALCRALLLDPPLLLMDEPFGALDAMTRDDMNLELLRVWGEAGEGGRKTVLFVTHSIPEAVFLSDRVVVMSPRPGRIADVVTVDLPRPRTVESRATAEFGALSLRIYDLLTGRRADAPGRPLQALS